In Clostridium sp. DL-VIII, the following proteins share a genomic window:
- a CDS encoding methionyl aminopeptidase, producing the protein MILDRNSKCWCGSGLKYKKCHLEFDEKIESYRRKGHIVPPRDVIKSPKDIEGIKKSCKVNDGVLDLVASKIKAGMSTAEIDKIVYDYTIQNGAIPAPLNFEGFPKSVCTSINNEVCHGIPDESIILKDGDIINVDVSTILDGYYSDASRMFMIGDVSEEAKRLVTVAKECMIKGIEAIKPWGFLGDIGYACAEHAHKNGYTIVRALGGHGVGNQFHEEPFVPHVGEKGTGMLLVPGMVLTVEPMVNQGVYDVYVDEENEWTIYTDDDKLSAQWEHTVLITEDGVEILAK; encoded by the coding sequence ATGATTTTAGACAGAAATTCAAAATGTTGGTGTGGTAGTGGTTTGAAATATAAAAAATGCCATTTAGAATTTGATGAAAAAATAGAAAGTTATAGACGCAAAGGGCATATAGTACCGCCTAGAGATGTAATAAAGAGCCCTAAAGATATAGAAGGTATTAAAAAAAGCTGTAAAGTTAATGATGGTGTCTTAGATTTAGTGGCAAGTAAAATTAAAGCGGGCATGAGCACAGCAGAAATAGATAAAATAGTATATGATTATACAATTCAAAATGGCGCAATTCCGGCACCTTTAAATTTTGAAGGATTTCCAAAGAGTGTGTGTACATCAATTAATAATGAGGTGTGCCATGGGATTCCAGATGAAAGCATTATATTAAAAGACGGAGACATAATTAATGTTGATGTATCTACAATTTTAGATGGATATTATTCTGATGCATCTAGAATGTTTATGATTGGTGACGTTAGTGAAGAGGCAAAAAGATTGGTAACAGTGGCTAAAGAATGCATGATTAAGGGAATTGAGGCAATAAAGCCATGGGGATTTCTTGGTGATATTGGTTATGCCTGTGCTGAACATGCTCATAAAAACGGTTATACAATAGTTAGAGCTTTAGGAGGACATGGAGTTGGAAATCAATTTCATGAGGAACCATTTGTTCCACATGTGGGGGAAAAAGGAACTGGAATGCTGCTTGTACCAGGAATGGTCCTTACTGTAGAGCCAATGGTTAATCAAGGTGTTTATGATGTATATGTTGATGAAGAAAATGAATGGACAATTTATACAGATGATGATAAGCTATCAGCACAATGGGAACATACAGTACTGATCACTGAAGATGGTGTAGAAATTTTAGCTAAGTAG